A genomic window from Motacilla alba alba isolate MOTALB_02 chromosome 2, Motacilla_alba_V1.0_pri, whole genome shotgun sequence includes:
- the NR4A3 gene encoding nuclear receptor subfamily 4 group A member 3 yields MPCVQAQYSPSPPGSNYASQTYAYGSEYSSDIMNPDYAKLTMDLSSTEITATATTSLPSFSTFMEGYSGSYELKPSCLYQMQTASSGQRPLIKMEDTRLSPYQPSLPPSTDEGMPSTSMYFKQSPPSTPTTPGFPAHQALWDEPPLQPAQTCLPPGHLMDAAPMKTVPPRFPLFHFKHSPPHTPSAAAHMCYDPASLSLPLGSDRPAASQAPMEGHSYGLHLAKRPATLAFSPLGLNAATSGLMGESSGSGSSGLPSPPSRSSSSGEGTCAVCGDNAACQHYGVRTCEGCKGFFKRTVQKNAKYVCLANKNCPVDKRRRNRCQYCRFQKCLSVGMVKEVVRTDSLKGRRGRLPSKPKSPLQQEPSQPSPPSPPISMMNALVRALTDSTPRELDYSRYCSTDQAAAGTDAEHVQQFYNLLTASIDITRGWAEKIPGFTDLPKEDQTLLIESAFLELFVLRLSIRSDTAEDKFVFCNGLVLHRLQCLRGFGEWLDSIKDFSLNLKSLNLDIPALASLSALTMITERHGLKEPKKVEELCNKITSSLKDHLTFSCQNKGQPLESAEPKVLGVLADLRSLCTLGLQRIFYLKLEDLVPAPSIIDRLFLDTLPF; encoded by the exons ATGCCCTGTGTGCAAGCGCAGTATAGTCCTTCACCGCCCGGTTCGAATTATGCATCCCAGACCTACGCATATGGCTCGGAGTACAGCTCAGACATCATGAACCCTGACTATGCCAAGCTGACCATGGACCTGAGCAGTACCGAAatcactgccactgccaccacctcccttcccagcttcaGCACCTTTATGGAGGGTTACTCTGGCAGCTATGAGCTCAAGCCTTCCTGCCTCTACCAAATGCAAACTGCCTCCTCTGGCCAGAGGCCCCTCATAAAGATGGAAGACACCCGGCTGTCCCCGTACCAGCCCTCGCTGCCCCCGTCTACAGATGAGGGGATGCCCAGCACTTCCATGTACTTCAAGCAATCCCCACCCTCCACGCCCACCACGCCCGGCTTCCCTGCTCACCAGGCCCTGTGGGACGAGCCCCCGCTGCAGCCCGCGCAGACCTGCCTGCCTCCCGGCCACCTGATGGACGCCGCCCCCATGAAGACCGTGCCTCCGCGCTTCCCTCTCTTCCACTTCAAGCACTCTCCTCCGCACACGCCGTCCGCGGCCGCCCACATGTGCTACGACCCTGCCTCGCTGAGCCTGCCCCTGGGCTCCGACAGGCCCGCCGCCAGCCAGGCTCCCATGGAGGGCCATTCCTACGGGCTTCACTTGGCCAAACGACCAGCCACCTTAGCCTTCTCACCGCTCGGCCTCAACGCAGCCACCTCCGGCCTGATGGGGGAGAGCAGCGGGAGCGGCAGCAGCGGCCTCCCGTCTCCCCCCAGCAGGAGCTCTTCGTCCGGGGAAGGCACCTGCGCTGTCTGTGGAGATAATGCCGCCTGCCAGCACTACGGGGTGCGGACATGTGAGGGCTGCAAGGGCTTTTTCAAG AGAACAgttcagaaaaatgcaaaatatgtttGTCTGGCAAATAAAAACTGCCCAGTGGACAAGAGACGTCGTAACAGATGCCAATACTGCCGGTTCCAGAAGTGTCTCAGTGTCGGCATGGTTAAAGAAG TTGTCCGTACCGACAGCCTGAAAGGGAGAAGAGGTCGGCTGCCTTCCAAACCAAAGAGCCCCTTACAGCAAGAACCCTCTCAGCCCTCCCCGCCCTCTCCTCCCATCAGCATGATGAATGCCCTCGTTCGAGCTTTAACCGACTCCACGCCCAGGGAGCTGGACTATTCAAGA TACTGTTCCACTGatcaggctgctgcaggcacagatgCAGAACATGTACAACAGTTCTATAATCTTCTGACTGCCTCCATTGACATAACTAGAGGCTGGGCAGAAAAAATCCCAGGATTTACTGACCTCCCAAAAGAAGATCAGACATTACTCATAGAATCAGCttttttggagctgtttgtaCTAAGACTCTCCATCAG GTCTGATACTGCTGAGGATAAGTTTGTATTCTGCAATGGACTCGTGCTTCATAGACTTCAGTGCCTTCGTGGATTTGGGGAGTGGCTCGACTCTATTAAAGACTTTTCCTTAAACTTAAAGAGCCTTAACCTTGATATCCCAGCCTTAGCAAGTCTATCAGCTCTAACTATGATTACAG AACGACATGGATTAAAAGAACCAAAGAAAGTGGAAGAGCTATGCAACAAGATCACAAGCAGTTTGAAAGATCACTTAACTTTCAGTTGCCAAAACAAAGGACAACCGCTCGAGTCTGCAGAGCCGAAGGTACTGGGTGTTCTGGCTGACTTGCGTTCTCTCTGCACACTGGGACTGCAGCGCATCTTTTACCTGAAACTGGAAGATTTGGTGCCAGCCCCTTCCATCATCGACAGGCTGTTTCTGGACACCTTACCCTTCTGA